ACATTGGCTGAACTACATGATGTCTTTGTTTTTCCACAGGAAAATACGACTTGAGCTACATTGACCCTGTAGTCATAGGCAGAGGTGTCTTTGAGGTTATCAATGGCTTCATGTGTAAAGTGACGGACGCCATACAAGACATTCTTTGTAGTGTTTTGGACACTTTTTTGGATACTGTGAAAGGTATATATCCGTCATGTTTGGGCAAGAATGTCTCTGTGATGTTGTGGTTGGACTGCGTCATGTAAAGTCAGGAGCAAAAAATTTGTTGTTTCATTTAAACAGTACCAAAAATGACACAGTAACAGACTAAACCTTGACTGGAATGCACTTCCTTTAAAATCGTAGTATTTAGTATGAgatagtctgctaaatgactaaaactaTGTGTTAATGGTACTTCTAAACAGCTGCTCTTCAATGGGTGGGCTTTAACCCCATGATAATCGTGGAGACTGTCTCTGAATGGATGAGCCCACTTTGGGCATACTTATGGAACCTACTGCAAGGTAAAATGCAGTAGAACTTAGTGTAACTTTCTTAAATttagtttaaaaaaagttttctcCTTCCACTATATTTTTGTAACCTTCAAAACTTTCTATAACCttcaaaaacacaatttgcGTCAGTTTACTTTGACTACAATTAAAGTGTTTAAGGTGTTTTGTTCCACCGGCACATAACTTTCGGTTTGAATTCCATCCTGGGTTTTTCAGGCATCCTAGATGTGAAGTTCAGTCCCATGACGGTTCTCACTAGAACAGTGGACATAATCATTGAGCAGAAGAACATTCTTGTGGACTACCTCTCCCACTTGCTAATGGGAGACCAAGGTATTGTTTTGCCTTTGACTTTCCTTCAACGAacaacagtgtgtctgtgtgtaaatctatattgtatactgtacaagCAAAGAATGGAAAGCTTTACCGAATTTAGAGCTTGTTTAGAAGGAGATTTATACTTGCTATGGGATGACTTTTCATGAGGGCAGAAGCTAACCTGCTGATATTTCCAAGGGGTCATTCCAGACATATCCTTTGACCCGATGCAAGTGGTCACAGATGCCATGGTGGAGATCACAGACAAGAGGAACACATTTCTGGCTTATCTGTCAAACATGATCATGGATGACAAAGGTATATTCTTCACCAGATTACAATATTATTGATAATTGAATGTTGGTATGTCTTTTCTGGGGGTTAGTGGATGTTGTTAATTAATTCAACTGCTTCTTAAAACATCCACTTACCTCGAAACCCCTTCCCCCGTGCCACATGACACCATTCAGTTACAAAGCAATTCCTGTTAGTAATGTGAGTCGTAATGTTTTAACAATATTGACCTATATTAGTTAcgtggtagttaatgtaaccttaatgtagaGTGTTGCCAATGTCTGTTCACTTACTGTAGGTGAATCTACACCATCTGAGATACATCTTATTAGGAGGAAAGGTCAGTAGTATTAATTGCTTTTTTTCTAGCCTTGTTTTGGTATTAGTATTTGATCTAGACACATATCCTCGTAAAATGTTTTCTTGATTCTGCATATATCCACTGATTATTGTCTCTTTATCCAATCCAAGGAGAGTTTCTACCACCTTTGGAAAAAGGTAAGCACTGTTATTTGCCCAGTTTATGACAAAGTTTTACAAAACTTGCATTTGCCATAGATAATTTGGAATCGATCAATAGAAGTTATTTCTTATAGTTGGTTTGGTTAGATTGGTTTGGTTGTCCTGTTTGTGGCAGTTACATCACAATGAATGAAGAGTTGTGTTTGCCATCACATTTGCTGTCAAACATATTTTTATCTATTTAAGACTGAACTTGCATATACCGTACATTACTGATCAAATTCTATTTTCATTCATCACTACACATGACTGCATGGGCAAACATCTGTGAACCAAGTCAATTAATCCCTTTCTGTTTAATTTAGTGTGAAATCATAAATACGTCAAGGCATGgtcattattttatgttaatgccGTGGTACAAACAATATAATAAACACATGACTGTGTGGTTTTTGACTTGTTGACTGCATATGTTATGTTTCATTTCTGTCGCAGTTTGTTCATTAAAAAACGGTTTTGTGATAATCTTCTGGCATTCCATGATTTCTGCACTCATTTGCACTGACATTGGTGTGCATATCAGTATTAGAGTGTACTGCATGAAAGGTCTTTGTGAAATGTGAACCTGGAATTGCATTTCTCCTCATGTCTTCACATCGCTGTTCCCACTCCAGCATTTTTCCAGCAACTTCTCTTTAACTTACTGATGAGTGACACCTGTTGTGTTGGATGGAATGTATTTCTTATATATCTTTTCCTTGGAATCTTTCATTTGTTCCCGCAATACTGCCACATGTGGTATGCATACAGTACGTTCTCTACGACTAACTTTACAAAGGATCGTGTACATAGGTGTCCACGGTTACCATATTCACCTCCCTCCATAAATTCAGTGTCCTAAACCCTGTGTTTGCATCTGCAACCTCTCACCTGTGACGAATGCTAATGGTGTTGTGTGGGGAGTGATAGAAACCAGTGACAGATAAAATGACTTGATGACACAGTTGCAGAACTGACACACACCAAAGAAGAGGACAAGATCAGTGTTCCTTCAGAGACGGAGAAGGAGAAATACGATGCAGCATCCATGGAGGATGtgaaagaggcagaggaggaccatggtatttaaaaaatatatgtttactTGATATACTAATTTGGCTTGTATCGACGAGAATCAGCTTCTGACAAGATATAGAACATGCTTGAGTAAGACACTCAATGTTTTCCTATTACGTCACTGATGTAGACAAAGATGATGAAGGAAATAGAGATCATGGAGAACCACTGGATGAAGAAGTCTCTGATGGTGGCGGCATGGAGGCAGAGTTGCAGGAAGAGGATGCCGACGAGACCAAGAACACGGAACATAAGCAGAAGAGGAATGTCCGCATAACCTACGAGAGGGTACGAAGAATAGGCTCAAAGGCCCACTTGAAAAAGGATAAAGAGCAACCAGAAGAGACAGATCATCAAGTCaaggtagaggaagagaagatagaaggagaggtggtggaagaagagaaggaaccACAGGAGGAGGCCCAACCCTTAGAGAAGGCTGTTGAGGCAGAAGATGACCATCAGGatgaaggaagagaagaaactaagaaacaggaggaggagaaagagaagactgGGGATCTTCATTTCAAACACCAGGTGGTATTAGAAGCTGGTGGTGACCAGGAACAGGACATGACAGGCATTGAACAAGATAAGGAAGGAGAGCAGGCTGTCGTAGAAGaggcagaagaggagaaggaggcaaaggagcagaagaaagaggaaaagcCTGGGAAGGAAGAggcaaaggaggaggaggaaccagCAAATGAagaggtgaaagaggaggagaaggaagagcaaCCAGTGAAGGAAGACAAGGCTGCCATAGAAGaagtggtggagaaggaggagctgaagaaggagaagaaagaagaagagccTGCAAAGGAAGaggtgatgatggaggaggaggatccaATGAAGGAAGAGGTCtcaaaggaggaggaagaaaaggtggaggtgaagagggagaaggaagagaaggataaggagatagaggaagaagagaaacatGAGCCAGTGAATGAAGAGGATGATCACGTCGTCCTGACAACTGAAAAGCTTGATGCTGTTGACATCATGACTGGTATTGCatctgaagaggaggaggaagaaaaggaaacAACACCTCCTGTTACTGATGATGAAGATTACTCTGACATCATTGATGATgatgaaaacaacaacaacagcgaaAGCAAGAAAACAGAACCCAAACGGAAGAGGAATGTCCATATTCCTTATGAGCGAATAAGGAGTATCGGATCAAGGGCCCATCTCAAACTTGATGAAGAGGCCCCCAAGGTGGAAGATTACCAAGGCAAAGACACAAAGGATGACAAAGGTATAtagattttatataaaaaattgATAATTGAATGAGCAAAGATGATCAAAGATTGTCAAAGATTGTGCAGTAGTACaaatggtgagtgtgtgaacaAATGAAAGCATGCATTTTTGTTACCCATCTGTAACATTTGTTTCCAAGGAAAGTTGTTAATCTTAAATGGCTGTCAGTAGCATAGCTATGCTAGTTTTGGTGACAAGttagttaaaataaatatttgttttgACTGTTGAGTTTGCGCAACTAACATTTTGGACTTGACGTTTTAGTGCATACACTTACAAATGTTTATTTCAAAGATTAAAGTGTAAAAAGGCTCAACATGATATATTTAATATCAGTGTTAGCCATTTTCATGTTTGGGACATGACATTCTAATATGACCTATAAATAGAACATTAGTTAAATATGAGTTCTGAGTTGGAATCTTTCCACGAAAATCCATGAGCTTACTGTCCAACCTTTAATGGTTCATGACATAGTTTTCTCAGACAATTAATAAAGTATACTGTAAATTTGACTAAATCATTACAGAATTGTTTTGATTGAGAGTCGTATAGTGACTTTGATTACCTAGgtcgtttttttaaacaaaatattattttaCCTGTGGTGTGAATAACAGAAGGGAAACAACATCTTGGATGAAACCTTGAAGTACACACATAGCCTTTCAAAAGCTACAGTGTTGTGTTCATCCAGTGTCTTgacacactgcaaaaaaaaatgttttatcacTCAGAACAACCCCACTTTGCAACACTACTGTGCCAAATACAGCAGCATCCAATCCAATAGCTGCAATATGATTTATGAACTTCAaatcaatttattttattttttatcacagtTCCTTGTCATATTTTATGTGTATTCATATACTACAGTAACATTGATGTGATTACTATGGAATTTAACTATAATAGTTGATGCCTTAAGTATCCTTTAACTTTGTATGCATGTACTTCGAATGATTCCCAGAACTACATGGTTATTATATCACCTAACCCTGCCTATGGTTAGAATCAGCAGAGTTCTTCTGCTGAATAAACGTACATGTATGTTATGTAGTTCTCAGGGAATCAACAGAAAGACGAGCAAAACAAGAGGTAGAGGAGGTTCTTAAAGGTAAGAAAGACTAGTTTCCCCATTTCATGACAAAAGCTGCAGTGCCAAAATATTTTTCATCTGATACCAAACACATGTATTATCTTATGGTGTTTGTTGTTGCTTATAGATCTCAGGGCTGCACAGGTCAGAAAATTGGAGAGAGTGCAAAGGAGGAAAGAGaatgaagagaaaaaagagaaacctGTGAAACTCGAGAGAAAgtctgagaaagagaaggaggaagagcttTCTGAGGAAAAGATTGAAGAGGCTAAGACCAGTGTGAAAAAGGCAGAAAAGCTACAGCCTAAAGGTAATATGCTGTACCTTGGCATTTTCTACTGTATTAAAGTGTCTTTCAGGATGCTATGAGATTTCTGCTGCATATGCTATACATGATGTTGTGCAGCACTGTGGACAAGTAATCCAAGTGTCATATTACACTTAATTTAATGACTTGTCCGTTGCTTTGCTTATACAGGATGTGCTGCTGCATGCACTTCCAGTCCACTTCCATTTTTAACATTATGaatcacatgacacacacacacacagacacatacaaacacatgtacacacacaaatacactggcacataatttatttttaaacaatGTTTGTTATTTCATAAAACAGATGAACTTCTGAAGAAGTCTGCCGAAGAAATAAAAGCAGTGAACGAGACTGGGCCTCTGAGGAGGAGATTTGCTCACCAGACTAAAATTACAGGTGGGCCGTCAAGACACTGTGTGGAAATACAATCATGTTTGACGTGAGCTAGGACTGAAATTGAGTAGGCCTACGTACGGTACATCATGTCAATAAATGTACTTAATTGTTATTTAAAGTTAAAATAAAATCAAAAACTGAAAAGGAGATGGAGGATGTTGTTGGACAACTTTTTGCATATCTATTCCATCACATTTTATCTATGTATTGTTATTTTCATGCGTGTCAATTCATTACTGTCCTCTGCTTAAACTACAGCCACTGAACCCAAGATGACAGTCAAGGAGTTGAAGGATGTGAAGGCCTACAAAACAGAGTCTGACAAGAAAGAGGTGAAGTCCGAGATGGAAGCCATCAAGATTGATGAGGAGGTGAAGCCAGAGAAAAAAGTGTTTGGCAAAAAAGTGGTAAAGGCCAAAAAGGAGGTTGAGGCCAAAGTGACATCAGAGAAAATAGAGGCTCACAAAAAAGAGACCAAGGCTGACAAGAAAGAGGTGAAGCCCGAGAAGGAAGCCATCAAGACTGATAAGGAGGTGAAGGCAGAGAAAGAAATGGTTGACAAAAAAGAGGTAAAGGCCGAAAAGGAGGTTGAGGCCAAGGTGACATCAGAGAAAATAGAGGCTCACAAAAAAGAGACCAAGGCTGACAAGAAAGAAGTGAAGCCCGAGAAGGAAGCCATCAAGACTGATGAGGAGGTGAAGCCAGAGAAAAAGGTGTTTGGCAAAAAAGTGGTAAAGGCCGAAAAGGAGGTTGAGGCCAAGGTGACATCAGAGAAAATAGAGGCTCACAAAAAAGAGACCAAGGCTGACAAGAAAGAGGTGAAGTCCGAGACGGAAGCCATCAAGACTGATAAGGAGGTGAAGGCAGAGAAAAAAGTGTTTGGCAAAAAAGTGGTAAAGGCCGAAAAGAAGGTTGAGGCCAAGGTGACATCAGAGAAAATAGAGGCTCACAAAAAAGAGACCATGGCTGACAAGAAAGAGGTGAAACCCGAGAAGGAAGCCATCAAGACTGATGAGGAGGTGAAGCCAGAGAAAAAGGTGTTTGGCAAAAAAGTGGTAAAGGCCGAAAAGGAGGTTGAGGCCAAGGTGACATCAGAGAAAATAGAGGCTCACAAAAAAGAGACCAAGGCTGACAAGAAAGAGGTGAAGCCCGAGAAGGAAGCCATCAagactgaggaggaggtgaagccaGAGAAAAAAGTGGTTGACAAAAAAGAGGTAAAGGCCGAAAAGGAGGTTGAGGCCAAGGTGACATCAGAGAAAATAGAGGCTCACAAAAAAGAGACCAAGGCTGACAAGAAAGAGGTGAAGTCCGAGACGGAAGCCATCAAGACTGATAAGGAGGTGAAGGCAGAGAAAAAAGTGTTTGGCAAAAAAGTGGTAAAGGCCGAAAAGGAGGTTGAGGCCAAGGTGAcatcagagaaaaaagaggcTCACAAAAAAGAGATTGAGgctgaaaagaaagaaatgaagcCTGAGAAGGAAGCCATCAAGACTGAGGACGAGGTGAAGGCAGAGAAAAAAGTGGTTGACAAAAAAGTGGTAAAGGCCGAAAAGGAGGTTGAGGCCAAGGTGACATCAGAGAAAATAGAGGCTCACAAAAAAGAGACCATGGCTGACAAGAAAGAGGTGAAACCCGAGAAGGAAGCCATCAAGACTGATGAGGAGGTGAAGCCAGAGAAAAAGGTTTTTGGCAAAAAAGTGGTAAAGGCCGAAAAGGAGGTTGAGGCCAAGGTGACATCAGAGAAAATAGAGGCTCACAAAAAAGAGACCAAGGCTGACAAGAAAGAGGTGAAGCCCGAGAAGGAAGCCATCAagactgaggaggaggtgaatcCAGAGAAAAAAGTGGTTGACAAAAAAGAGGTAAAGGCCGAAAAGGAGGTTGAGGCCAAGGTGACATCAGAGAAAATAGAGGCTCACAAAAAAGAGACCAAGGCTGATAAGAAAGAGGTGAAGCACGAGAAGGAAGCCATCAAGACTGATAAGGAGGTGAAGGCAGAGAAAAAAGTGGTTGACAAAAAAGAGGTAAAGGCCGAAAAGGAGGTTGAGGCCAAGGTGACATCAGAGAAAATAGAGGCTCACAAAAAAGAGACCATGGCTGACAAGAAAGAGGTGAAGTCCGAGACGGAAGCCATCAAGACTGATGAGGAGGTGAAGGCAGAGAAAAAAGTGTTTGGCAAAAAAGTGGTAAAGGCCGAAAAGGAGGTTGAGGCCAAGGTGACATCAGAGAAAATAGAGGCTCACAAAAAAGAGACCATGGCTGACAAGAAAGAGGTGAAACCCGAGAAGGAAGCCATCAAGACTGATGAGGAGGTGAAGCCAGAGAAAAAGGTGTTTGGCAAAAAAGTGGTAAAGGCCGAAAAGGAGGTTGAGGCCAAGGTGACATCAGAGAAAATAGAGGCTCACAAAAAAGAGACCAAGGCTGACAAGAAAGAGGTGAAGCCCGAGAAGGAAGCCATCAAGACTGATGAGGAGGTGAAGCCAGAGAAAAAGGTGTTTGGCAAAAAAGTGGTAAAGGCCGAAAAGGAGGCTGAGGCCAAGGTGACATCAGAGAAAATAGAGGCTGACAAAAAAGAGACCAAGGCTGACAAGAAAGAGGTGAAGCCCGAGAAGGAAGCCATCAAGACTGATAAGGAGGTGAAGGCAGAGAAAAAAGTGGTTGACAAAAAAGTGGTAAAGGCCGAAAAGGAGGTTGAGGCCAAGGTGACATCAGAGAAAATAGAGGCTCACAAAAAAGAGACCAAGGCTGACAAGAAAGAAGTGAAGCCCGAGAAGGAAGCCATCAAGACTGATAAGGATTTGAAGGCAGAGAAAAAAGTGGTTGACAAAAAAGAGGTAAAGGCCGAAAAGGAGGTTGAGGCCAAGGTGACATCAGAGAAAATAGAGGCTCACAAAAAAGAGACCAAGGCTGACAAGAAAGAGGTGAAGCCCGAGAAGGAAGCCATCAAGACTGATGAGGAGGTGAAGCCAGAGAAAAAGGTGTTTGGCAAAAAAGTGGTAAAGGCCGAAAAGGAGGTTGAGGCCAAGGTGACATCAGAGAAAATAGAGGCTCACAAAAAAGAGATCAAGGCTGACAAGAAAGAAGTGAAGCCCGAGAAGGAAGCCATCAAGACTGATAAGGATTTGAAGGCAGAGAAAAAAGTGGTTGACAAAAAAGAGGTAAAGGCCGAAAAGGAGGTTGAGGCCAAGGTGACATCAGAGAAAATAGAGGCTCACAAAAAAGAGACCAAGGCTGACAAGAAAGAGGTGAAGCCCGAGAAGGAAGCCATCAAGACTGATGAGGAGGTGAAGCCAGAGAAAAAGGTGTTTGGCAAAAAAGTGGTAAAGGCCGAAAAGGAGGTTGAGGCCAAGGTGACATCAGAGAAAATAGAGGCTCACAAAAAAGAGACCAAGGCTGACAAGAAAGAAGTGAAGCCTGAGAAGGAAGCCATCAAGACTGATAAGGAGGTGAAGGCAGAGAAAAAAGTGGTTGACAAAAAAGAGGTAAAAGCCGAAAAGGAGGTTGAGGCCATCAAGGAGTCAAAATCCATTAAGGTAGTTAAGCCCAAAGTGACAGCAGAGAAAAAAGAGGGTGACAAAAGAGAGGTGAAGGCCGACAAGAAGCCGGTGAAGGCTGAAAAGGAGGTGATGCCCAAGAAAAAACAAGCTGACCAAAAAGAGGTGAAGGTTGAGATGAAGGAGGTGAGGGCCGAGAAGGAGGGGAAAGTCCCAAAAGGGTCGAAGGCCGACATAAAGCCTACTTTGAAAAAGGCCGATCTTGATGTCAAAGAAACAGGTTAGATCCCTCTACACATCTATGAACACTGATACTTAAATGTGTCAAATAAATCATAAACATATTCTTGTAGTTAAAGTAGGTTTCACAAGGCTCCCATGCTTATCAtacaaaatattatgttgaagtTATGTAGAATTAATTATTAGCCTGATCCTCTGCATCGTCACAACTTTTTTGGGCTTCTAGACGATCCACCTAGAACAATACTTGTCCAGACAAAGGAAGACAAAGAGATCAAACTTCCAAAAGAGAAGGCACCTTATGTTGTTAAGAAAGAAGGTATAGTTTGCCACATTTTTGAGTATATTGCTGGTTTCTCGTAAAACAAAATGGCCTTACTATTGAACATAGTACAGTATGCGAAACAAGTATGTTTTAACGACTTAGCTTGCTTGATGACTAGCACCGTCTGAGACATAATCAAAAAATAAAAACCAGTAttaaaaaagcttttaaaaaacTATATAAATCATACCCAACATACCATAGGCCTATGCCGTACTTTACTATAAAGCAGTTTATATTGTAAAGTATAAGCAGTGCCTTGAACGTTGGCTTTTTGATGTCCATTTGATGTTTTTAGCATAGAAACCTGCAATCAACATCTACTATGTACTCTGACAGTGCCTCTTCTGTTATTTCACTCAATCTTCTGATGATACTGAAATTAACAACCAGGCCTAATTAACAACGTTAGTTTTTCTGTATCATAATCTGCGTAATTTTTTTTTGAGCTTTACACTTGAAAATAATTTGCCTTTTAAATGCAAGTGATTTCAATTTGACAAACTGAAATTTCCTTAATTGCTGAAATAATACTATTAATATTAAATAGGTGCAACTAAAATGGCAGTAGTGAAAGAGGCgaaggaaaaaaagacagaTTGCAAAAAACATTAATCCCAAAAAATTGTGGATTGTTGATTTGACTATTAACCCgttaaaaatattattatatatgataTGCATGTAAATGTATGTCTATTTTCCTATAAGCTAAGGCTACAAACCCTACTTTAGATTCCTCTGAAAAAATAGATATTTTGAGTGGAAAATATGGATTCCAATGTTTTAAAATTTTACTTTTACTGTTACTGTTTAGAAGCAGAAATCGTTAAAGAAAGGACCAAAGCTTCTCCTGCAAAGAAAGGTATCAAATTCCTACAATTTTCCTGTATTCCTTGTAATGTTATGTCACTTGTCACTTATGCAGTATTTGTGGTATTTTCTTTTACTTATAATAGAAGTTGAAGTTGACAAAAAGGCCAAACCTTCTCTAGCTAAGAAAGGTATACAACTGTTTTACTTTTTTATGtgatttaaatgtaaattaatttaATTTGAAATCAAATTCAAATGATCATTTTGTTTAGATACGGAACCTGCAGAACCAACTAAAGTTCCCAAACCAACTCCTCCAAAGAAGGGTAAGAAGGATTTATTTAGACAATATACGATTTTAATTTTATGGATGTGAATGGTGATGACACAGCAAAAAAGTTATTTATTGTGTAAAGAATAGTCTGATGTAAAACCAAATTTGTCTCATCCAGAAACTGAAATTATCAAAGAAAAGACTTTATAAACTTTAAAAAAGAAATTCACAATTCCATTCTGCTGtacacatttatgtatttcaAATCTTGTTTCACTTACAGTCATAATTTTATTTAGAGGTTAAAGCTGTGAGATTAATAACATTCAAGTTGGCTATAATATGTGACAGAAGATGTAACACTtttatcattttattttatgaACTAGAAGCAGAACCTCCAAAAGAGAAGGCCAAGAAGGCAGGTCCTTCTATAAAaggtacacattcacacatttatTTAGTCCTTCAATTTAACCAATGTAGGCTTTCAAACAGCAAACAAACAACCCTTGATCCTATTCAATATCGAAATATACTGCCTTTGGTAACATGAATGTTTGGTGTTGCAGAGACTGCTGCTTCTAAAGAGAAGACCAAGACAGTTGTTGAAAAGAAAGGTAAGACCTTTTAAATTTCACATGTATCGATTAATCATTTTGCAATCTCAGTGCATCACATCAAATCTACTATTCAACGTGCATCTACCATTAGTCCAGTGGTAATGGTTGAGCTTACACATTTGTATGTTATTTTGACAGAGCAAGAGGGCACCCACAAGAATGCTTCTCTTACCAAGGAGAGGGTGAAAGTAGTGCCAATGAATAAAGGTATTCCTTTTTCTTCCCGCTCATAATACCTAACATGTTGAAAGTGATGTCAGTTACTGTTAAAAGTTACTATTAATTGCTGTAGAATACATATACAATGTAGACTAGAGTAAAGTAGGCAGACGTACTAGAGCAGTTGCTATGGTAGCCATTGCTTTGTATCTCTACATTGGCAAACTTGAACAATTTCACTGAACATGTTTTTGGCTGAAGAAACATTGTAACATTTATCCGTCTTAGATCTTGAAGTTACTAAAGAGAGGCCAAAACCAACTACAATGAAGACAGGTATAGTAGAGTATACTgtttacatttaaatatttgtatgtttatttttGCTGAAGGAGGCATTAaagcatactgtactgtatatcctTGTAGAAGCTGTCACATCAAAGGAAAAATTAAG
The Osmerus mordax isolate fOsmMor3 chromosome 9, fOsmMor3.pri, whole genome shotgun sequence genome window above contains:
- the si:ch211-266g18.10 gene encoding axoneme-associated protein mst101(2) isoform X12, producing MEAAAPQADGHTRETEHMSSPPKAPGFWLLRTLSFSVELLVALAFLLCWIGAGVMMFEIVEYKGVTDIQEIVMDPMKAINEAVDDISNLFNGAQELVPELDPMTAINFATEEITDAKEEFVSYLSDEEGNFYLSYIDPVIIGRGAFEATNDLMCEAGSAIQDTLCAVFDTILDLLKGKYDLSYIDPVVIGRGVFEVINGFMCKVTDAIQDILCSVLDTFLDTVKAALQWVGFNPMIIVETVSEWMSPLWAYLWNLLQGILDVKFSPMTVLTRTVDIIIEQKNILVDYLSHLLMGDQGVIPDISFDPMQVVTDAMVEITDKRNTFLAYLSNMIMDDKGESTPSEIHLIRRKGEFLPPLEKVLRESTERRAKQEVEEVLKDLRAAQVRKLERVQRRKENEEKKEKPVKLERKSEKEKEEELSEEKIEEAKTSVKKAEKLQPKDELLKKSAEEIKAVNETGPLRRRFAHQTKITATEPKMTVKELKDVKAYKTESDKKEVKSEMEAIKIDEEVKPEKKVFGKKVVKAKKEVEAKVTSEKIEAHKKETKADKKEVKPEKEAIKTDKEVKAEKEMVDKKEVKAEKEVEAKVTSEKIEAHKKETKADKKEVKPEKEAIKTDEEVKPEKKVFGKKVVKAEKEVEAKVTSEKIEAHKKETKADKKEVKSETEAIKTDKEVKAEKKVFGKKVVKAEKKVEAKVTSEKIEAHKKETMADKKEVKPEKEAIKTDEEVKPEKKVFGKKVVKAEKEVEAKVTSEKIEAHKKETKADKKEVKPEKEAIKTEEEVKPEKKVVDKKEVKAEKEVEAKVTSEKIEAHKKETKADKKEVKSETEAIKTDKEVKAEKKVFGKKVVKAEKEVEAKVTSEKKEAHKKEIEAEKKEMKPEKEAIKTEDEVKAEKKVVDKKVVKAEKEVEAKVTSEKIEAHKKETMADKKEVKPEKEAIKTDEEVKPEKKVFGKKVVKAEKEVEAKVTSEKIEAHKKETKADKKEVKPEKEAIKTEEEVNPEKKVVDKKEVKAEKEVEAKVTSEKIEAHKKETKADKKEVKHEKEAIKTDKEVKAEKKVVDKKEVKAEKEVEAKVTSEKIEAHKKETMADKKEVKSETEAIKTDEEVKAEKKVFGKKVVKAEKEVEAKVTSEKIEAHKKETMADKKEVKPEKEAIKTDEEVKPEKKVFGKKVVKAEKEVEAKVTSEKIEAHKKETKADKKEVKPEKEAIKTDEEVKPEKKVFGKKVVKAEKEAEAKVTSEKIEADKKETKADKKEVKPEKEAIKTDKEVKAEKKVVDKKVVKAEKEVEAKVTSEKIEAHKKETKADKKEVKPEKEAIKTDKDLKAEKKVVDKKEVKAEKEVEAKVTSEKIEAHKKETKADKKEVKPEKEAIKTDEEVKPEKKVFGKKVVKAEKEVEAKVTSEKIEAHKKEIKADKKEVKPEKEAIKTDKDLKAEKKVVDKKEVKAEKEVEAKVTSEKIEAHKKETKADKKEVKPEKEAIKTDEEVKPEKKVFGKKVVKAEKEVEAKVTSEKIEAHKKETKADKKEVKPEKEAIKTDKEVKAEKKVVDKKEVKAEKEVEAIKESKSIKVVKPKVTAEKKEGDKREVKADKKPVKAEKEVMPKKKQADQKEVKVEMKEVRAEKEGKVPKGSKADIKPTLKKADLDVKETEAEIVKERTKASPAKKEVEVDKKAKPSLAKKDTEPAEPTKVPKPTPPKKEAEPPKEKAKKAGPSIKETAASKEKTKTVVEKKEQEGTHKNASLTKERVKVVPMNKDLEVTKERPKPTTMKTEAVTSKEKLRSAASIKEAGVSHRNVSLTKERVKVVPREAEAPKQKTKPAAPEKETLLKEKTKTSSSKKVLEVPKEKVKTAPVKKEPEVLKEKAVKEEQDVAKEKAKPAPAKKEPDAPKSKTKQESVKKESETLRREEKEKAKTAIKKDTAKTKTRSKTRVPMKKEAEFSHRNISLTKERVKVVALKKVVLEPEATKDKAKPTALKKEPTAKKEKAKSVFVKKDPEATKVVKSAPAEKGTFSHLAEPEAQKEKSKSTATKKEPVTMKELKAANIKKGDTKENVKPTSTVTERDVPEKAKTNTVKKVTEDRVLKEKQRLEPAKKGISHIADPVESDNLSTEDEMPYFQCFFVDEDDVQYPFYPFSPLQM